A single genomic interval of uncultured Desulfobacter sp. harbors:
- a CDS encoding TlyA family RNA methyltransferase — protein sequence MKNKIARKRLDQALVDRGLIRSRERAKAMIMAGKVLVNGIKVDKPGTQVNQDALIDVKAPDHPYVSRGGLKLEKALQRFPVSVQDAVCLDIGASTGGFTDCLLKFGAQKVYAVDVGYGQLDWSLRQDDRVVVIERTNIRNLPYDAIGQPMDVVVADTSFISLKTVIPSAEKFMRTGTDILALIKPQFEAGKENVGKGGIVKDPEIRNQVKQDITIFFQDRGYKVNGTVTSPVLGAKGNEEYVISLVYQKK from the coding sequence GTGAAGAATAAAATCGCCAGAAAACGCTTGGATCAGGCCTTGGTTGACCGGGGTCTGATACGCTCAAGGGAACGGGCCAAAGCCATGATCATGGCTGGAAAGGTTTTGGTAAACGGCATCAAGGTAGATAAGCCCGGCACCCAGGTAAACCAGGATGCGCTGATTGACGTTAAAGCCCCGGATCATCCCTACGTCAGCAGGGGCGGACTTAAACTTGAAAAAGCACTTCAACGTTTCCCCGTGTCTGTTCAGGATGCGGTTTGTCTTGATATAGGTGCATCTACTGGTGGATTCACCGACTGCCTGCTCAAATTTGGTGCCCAAAAAGTGTATGCTGTTGATGTGGGTTATGGACAGCTTGACTGGTCCCTTAGACAGGATGACCGGGTGGTGGTCATAGAGCGTACTAACATCCGCAATCTTCCCTATGACGCCATCGGCCAACCCATGGATGTCGTGGTGGCTGACACCTCTTTTATCTCCTTGAAAACCGTTATCCCGTCAGCGGAAAAATTCATGCGCACCGGCACGGATATCCTGGCCCTTATCAAACCGCAATTTGAGGCGGGAAAGGAAAATGTAGGCAAAGGCGGCATCGTAAAGGATCCGGAAATCAGAAACCAGGTAAAGCAGGATATTACTATTTTCTTTCAGGACAGGGGGTACAAGGTAAACGGGACCGTTACCTCACCGGTTTTAGGCGCCAAAGGTAATGAAGAATATGTAATTTCTTTAGTTTATCAAAAAAAATAA
- the xseA gene encoding exodeoxyribonuclease VII large subunit, which produces MIPQTNHKVYTVGTLTRQIKNLLEEQYPFLWITGEVSNFSTPASGHSYFSLKDEAAVISCVIFKGQKRHLKFTPENGMKVKGMARLSLYEPRGSYQLIFEHMELEGTGALQRDFEQLKAKLAAMGWFDAAHKKEIPFLPSGIHVITSGTGAAVRDIIQVAKQRCPSVPLEIIPVKVQGDTAEFEIAHAIELANTVKTRDLIIIARGGGSLEDLWAFNTETVAKAVYESEIPVISGVGHEIDFTIADFVADLRAPTPSAAIQMALPDQAAMVHQIFGLQNELNNKIERRIFQLREYINDLRRRLKSPARVVDDFRFRIEDLQSRILSLVKNRINYQRERTQWLKRALSSTLPLSRIQAYKKDVKDLQASLDYFLYAYLKQCKDQVNKQKAQLETLNPSAVLNRGYSITRSLSNNRVSGHIVMDADTLNVDDGIEIILSKGRLDARVEKIYGKKNL; this is translated from the coding sequence ATGATACCACAGACGAATCATAAGGTGTACACCGTAGGCACACTGACAAGACAGATAAAAAATCTGCTTGAAGAGCAGTATCCTTTTTTATGGATCACCGGAGAGGTTTCAAATTTTTCAACGCCCGCTTCAGGTCATTCCTATTTTTCATTAAAAGATGAAGCGGCTGTGATTTCCTGCGTTATTTTTAAAGGACAGAAACGCCATTTAAAATTCACTCCTGAAAACGGAATGAAAGTCAAAGGCATGGCCAGGCTGTCCCTTTACGAGCCCCGAGGGTCTTACCAGCTTATTTTTGAGCATATGGAACTCGAAGGCACAGGCGCGCTTCAGCGAGACTTTGAACAACTTAAGGCCAAACTGGCTGCCATGGGCTGGTTTGATGCTGCGCACAAAAAGGAAATACCTTTTTTGCCGTCGGGCATCCACGTGATCACCTCGGGCACTGGTGCTGCGGTTCGTGACATTATTCAAGTGGCCAAACAACGCTGTCCAAGCGTTCCCCTTGAAATCATTCCTGTCAAAGTACAGGGAGATACCGCAGAATTTGAAATTGCCCATGCCATTGAACTTGCTAATACGGTCAAAACCCGTGACCTTATTATAATTGCCAGAGGCGGCGGTTCCTTAGAAGATTTATGGGCATTTAATACAGAGACCGTGGCCAAAGCCGTTTACGAATCTGAAATACCCGTCATTTCGGGCGTTGGTCATGAAATTGATTTCACCATTGCCGACTTTGTAGCTGATCTTCGGGCCCCGACCCCATCCGCTGCCATCCAGATGGCCTTGCCTGACCAGGCCGCTATGGTCCATCAAATCTTTGGCTTGCAAAATGAGTTAAACAATAAAATTGAGCGTCGTATCTTTCAACTGCGGGAATATATAAATGATTTACGCAGGCGGCTTAAAAGTCCGGCCAGGGTTGTGGATGATTTCAGGTTCCGGATTGAGGATCTGCAATCCAGGATTTTGTCTTTGGTCAAAAATCGAATCAACTACCAGCGCGAGAGAACCCAATGGCTTAAAAGAGCGCTTTCAAGCACCCTGCCCTTGTCCCGCATCCAGGCATATAAAAAGGATGTGAAAGATCTTCAGGCAAGTCTGGATTATTTTTTGTATGCTTACCTGAAACAATGTAAAGACCAGGTGAATAAACAAAAAGCCCAACTTGAGACCCTAAATCCCTCAGCGGTGTTGAACCGTGGTTACAGCATTACCCGCAGTTTGTCCAATAATCGTGTTAGCGGTCATATTGTGATGGATGCTGACACGCTTAATGTAGACGATGGAATTGAAATTATTTTATCTAAAGGACGCCTGGATGCCCGGGTGGAAAAAATATATGGCAAAAAAAACCTTTGA
- the dxs gene encoding 1-deoxy-D-xylulose-5-phosphate synthase, protein MKYLDQINSPDDLKQIPRDELEAVAREIRGRIIDVVSKNGGHLASSLGVVELTIALHYVFDSPRDTLIWDVGHQSYAHKLLTGRHRNFDTLRKYKGISGFVKIKESPYDALTVGHASTSISAGLGMCYAKALKQDNSNVVSIIGDGSMTAGLAYEGLNHSGDLQKKYIVILNDNDMSISANVGALSSYLSRTFSHKALQNMRNQFGQFLKSVPKIGDDMYGWAKRWEESFKTFVTPGMLFEAFNFDYFGPIDGHNLDHLIDILSNIKDPDSPVLLHVTTKKGKGYKPAEKNPVYFHGVGSFAVDTGKCPASKSNAPPSYTSVFGNCMIALAKQNKCIVAVTAAMPEGTGLSHFAEQFADRFVDVGIAEQHAVTFAAGLAAKGAKPVVAIYSTFLQRGYDQILHDVCLDNHPVIFAIDRGGIVGEDGPTHHGLFDFSYLRSIPNMTVMAPMDENELVRMMQTAVVHQGPIALRYPRGAGQGVPVDYNAKAVDIGKAKVLRTGDDLLIIGIGRCVNDAMDAAEQLSAKGIESTVVNARFVKPLDAELILDLAGKIKNVVTIEEHVLAGGFGSAILELICDNGLSGCRVNRVGIDDVFVEHGSQNELRKDYGIDAQAVVTAGLTLCSEE, encoded by the coding sequence TTGAAATATCTTGATCAAATAAACAGCCCTGATGATCTGAAACAGATTCCCAGGGATGAACTTGAGGCTGTCGCCAGGGAGATCCGGGGCAGAATTATTGATGTGGTGTCAAAAAACGGCGGGCATCTGGCATCAAGCTTAGGTGTCGTGGAACTGACCATTGCCCTGCATTACGTATTCGATTCACCCAGGGATACCCTGATCTGGGACGTGGGCCACCAGTCCTATGCGCACAAGCTTTTAACCGGGCGCCACCGCAACTTTGACACCCTTCGAAAATACAAGGGCATTTCAGGGTTTGTTAAAATCAAGGAGAGTCCCTATGATGCGTTAACTGTGGGACACGCCTCCACGTCAATTTCTGCCGGTCTGGGTATGTGCTATGCCAAGGCGCTCAAGCAGGACAATTCCAATGTGGTCTCAATCATCGGTGACGGTTCCATGACCGCAGGGCTTGCTTACGAAGGGTTGAACCATTCGGGCGATCTCCAGAAAAAATACATCGTTATTTTAAATGATAACGACATGTCCATCTCCGCCAATGTGGGCGCCCTGTCTTCTTACCTGTCCCGGACTTTTTCGCATAAAGCCCTGCAAAACATGCGTAACCAGTTTGGTCAATTTTTAAAATCCGTGCCCAAAATCGGCGACGACATGTATGGATGGGCTAAAAGGTGGGAGGAATCCTTTAAGACGTTTGTAACCCCGGGTATGCTGTTCGAAGCCTTTAATTTTGATTATTTCGGCCCCATTGACGGCCATAATCTGGATCATCTCATTGATATTCTATCCAATATTAAAGATCCTGATTCCCCGGTGCTGTTGCATGTGACCACAAAAAAAGGCAAAGGGTACAAGCCGGCCGAAAAAAATCCGGTCTATTTTCACGGCGTGGGTTCATTTGCCGTGGATACCGGAAAATGCCCAGCATCAAAGTCAAATGCCCCACCCTCTTACACGTCGGTGTTCGGTAACTGTATGATTGCGCTTGCAAAGCAAAACAAATGTATCGTGGCGGTAACTGCAGCCATGCCCGAAGGCACGGGGCTAAGTCATTTTGCTGAACAGTTTGCCGACAGGTTTGTTGACGTGGGCATTGCCGAACAACATGCAGTTACCTTTGCTGCAGGTCTTGCCGCCAAAGGGGCAAAACCCGTGGTGGCCATCTACTCCACATTTTTGCAGCGCGGCTATGACCAGATTCTTCATGATGTCTGCCTTGACAACCATCCGGTGATTTTTGCCATTGACCGTGGCGGCATTGTGGGGGAAGACGGTCCCACCCATCACGGGCTGTTTGATTTTTCCTATCTTCGATCCATACCCAATATGACCGTCATGGCCCCCATGGATGAAAATGAACTGGTGCGCATGATGCAAACGGCTGTGGTCCACCAGGGTCCCATTGCCCTGCGCTATCCCAGGGGTGCAGGCCAGGGTGTTCCCGTTGATTACAATGCCAAGGCCGTTGATATTGGGAAAGCAAAGGTGCTTCGCACAGGCGACGATCTTTTAATCATCGGTATTGGCCGCTGTGTGAATGATGCCATGGATGCAGCAGAACAATTATCCGCCAAAGGCATTGAAAGTACCGTGGTCAATGCCCGGTTTGTAAAACCTTTGGATGCGGAGTTAATCCTTGATCTTGCCGGAAAAATCAAAAATGTGGTGACCATTGAAGAACATGTGCTGGCAGGCGGTTTCGGATCAGCCATCCTTGAACTGATCTGTGATAACGGACTTTCAGGATGCCGTGTGAACCGGGTGGGCATTGATGATGTCTTTGTTGAACACGGCAGCCAGAATGAGCTTCGAAAGGATTACGGCATTGATGCCCAAGCGGTTGTGACAGCAGGATTGACGTTGTGCAGTGAAGAATAA
- a CDS encoding exodeoxyribonuclease VII small subunit translates to MAKKTFESALKQLENIVKEMESGDLTLEKAVKKYEDGIANTRFCLDILDKTEQKITQLTMNADGEPDVSDFKEEQ, encoded by the coding sequence ATGGCAAAAAAAACCTTTGAGTCAGCACTAAAACAGCTTGAAAACATTGTCAAAGAAATGGAATCGGGTGATTTGACATTGGAAAAAGCAGTCAAAAAATACGAAGATGGAATTGCCAATACTCGTTTCTGCCTTGATATTTTAGATAAAACCGAGCAGAAAATTACTCAATTGACAATGAATGCTGACGGTGAGCCCGATGTATCAGATTTTAAGGAAGAACAATGA
- a CDS encoding farnesyl diphosphate synthase, producing the protein MSTFDLSGYLSRNRKLVDAALVNVFHELDQQRELIQAMTHSLMAGGKRVRPALALATASALGTDPLIALPASCAIEMIHTYSLIHDDLPAMDDDDLRRGVPTCHKQFSEPTAILAGDGLLTHAFHILAAPGAYFKVFPDAETRLVLVEKISAAAGINGMVEGQMLDMQAEKSPENLPSDNSEALIHLKKIHRHKTGAMIEVSVASGAISAGAEKDALNALGTYAENIGLAFQVMDDILNVEGDPKVMGKAVGSDALHDKLTFPAILGLEESKVFSKQLVADALSALDSYGEKEFKKNSEPLRAIAGYIINRNR; encoded by the coding sequence ATGAGTACTTTTGATCTTTCCGGATATTTGTCCCGGAACCGAAAACTGGTTGATGCGGCTTTGGTAAATGTTTTTCATGAACTGGACCAACAACGCGAGCTTATCCAGGCCATGACGCACTCTTTGATGGCCGGCGGCAAACGGGTCCGCCCTGCCCTGGCCCTGGCAACGGCCAGCGCGTTAGGTACAGATCCGCTCATCGCCCTACCCGCTTCCTGTGCCATTGAAATGATCCATACCTATTCCCTGATCCATGATGATCTGCCGGCTATGGATGACGATGACCTGCGCAGAGGCGTTCCGACCTGCCACAAACAATTTTCCGAACCGACGGCAATTTTGGCCGGAGACGGGCTATTAACCCATGCATTTCATATCCTTGCAGCACCTGGGGCTTATTTTAAGGTTTTCCCCGATGCTGAAACCCGGCTGGTTCTGGTGGAAAAAATATCTGCGGCAGCCGGTATTAACGGTATGGTCGAAGGCCAGATGCTTGATATGCAGGCCGAAAAGAGTCCGGAAAATTTACCTTCAGACAATTCTGAAGCTCTGATTCATTTAAAAAAAATCCACCGGCATAAAACCGGGGCCATGATTGAGGTCAGTGTTGCGTCAGGAGCCATCAGTGCCGGTGCTGAGAAAGATGCTCTAAACGCTTTGGGCACATATGCTGAAAACATCGGACTTGCGTTCCAGGTTATGGACGACATTTTGAATGTGGAAGGTGATCCTAAAGTTATGGGCAAGGCAGTTGGTTCCGATGCCCTGCACGATAAACTGACCTTTCCTGCCATCCTCGGCCTTGAAGAATCCAAAGTTTTTTCAAAGCAGCTTGTGGCCGATGCCTTATCGGCGTTAGACAGTTACGGGGAAAAGGAATTTAAGAAAAACAGCGAACCTTTGCGCGCCATTGCCGGTTACATTATTAACAGAAACCGATGA